Proteins encoded within one genomic window of Raineyella fluvialis:
- a CDS encoding polysaccharide ABC transporter ATP-binding protein — protein MDSSKAITVSGLSKAYRISRSENRPTRATEAVVDRLRHPFRREEFEVFEALSNIDFEVPFGEAVGIIGRNGAGKSTLLKILTRITAPTTGRIELGGRVGSLLEVGTGFHPELTGRENIYLNGTLLGMRRHEIRRRFDEIVEFSGVSKFLDTPVKRYSSGMYVRLAFSVAAHLETEILAIDEVLAVGDAEFKNKSLAKMRDVAKDGRTVLYVSHQMATVTALCTSALYLSAGRLEYSGPVDGALELYRNSFESFAESTRIAHRRPGTGELRAADVRVSEASFTSTEDKVVEVDIPANCSMVGSYFVSCHINDANGVVITKCDSRLVEMWFDPSEDQRIRLTLTGLWLRPGRYTVDVFICKMGVLDAWEAAAAFEVLPELPYPESFNDEAVSGALVLSDFTYERGAS, from the coding sequence GTGGATTCGAGCAAGGCGATCACCGTCTCGGGCCTTTCTAAGGCGTACCGCATCAGCCGATCCGAGAACCGCCCCACGCGTGCCACGGAAGCTGTCGTCGACCGTCTGCGGCACCCCTTCAGGCGTGAGGAATTCGAAGTCTTCGAGGCTCTCTCGAATATCGACTTCGAGGTACCCTTCGGGGAGGCCGTCGGCATCATCGGCCGAAACGGGGCAGGCAAGTCAACGCTGCTGAAGATCCTCACGCGGATCACAGCACCCACGACCGGCCGGATCGAGCTGGGCGGCCGTGTCGGAAGTCTCCTCGAGGTGGGCACTGGCTTCCACCCCGAGCTGACCGGTCGCGAGAACATCTACCTCAACGGCACGCTGCTGGGGATGCGCCGTCATGAGATCCGGCGACGCTTCGATGAGATCGTCGAGTTTTCGGGCGTGTCCAAGTTCCTCGACACCCCGGTGAAGCGTTATTCGTCCGGCATGTACGTCCGTCTTGCCTTCTCTGTGGCAGCGCATCTCGAGACGGAGATCCTGGCCATCGACGAGGTTCTAGCGGTGGGCGACGCAGAGTTCAAGAACAAGTCTCTTGCCAAGATGCGTGATGTCGCCAAGGACGGCCGTACGGTCCTTTATGTCAGCCACCAGATGGCCACGGTGACTGCTCTGTGCACCAGCGCGCTCTATCTCAGTGCGGGCAGGCTGGAGTACAGCGGTCCGGTCGACGGTGCCCTCGAGCTCTACCGGAACAGCTTCGAGTCTTTCGCCGAATCGACCCGCATCGCGCATCGCAGGCCGGGGACCGGGGAACTTCGCGCTGCAGACGTGCGGGTGTCGGAGGCATCCTTCACGTCCACCGAGGACAAGGTCGTCGAGGTCGACATACCAGCGAACTGCTCGATGGTGGGGAGCTACTTCGTCTCCTGCCACATCAACGATGCCAATGGTGTCGTGATCACGAAGTGTGATTCCCGTCTGGTCGAGATGTGGTTCGATCCGAGTGAGGATCAGCGAATCCGGCTGACCCTCACTGGGCTGTGGTTAAGGCCCGGGCGCTACACGGTTGACGTCTTCATCTGCAAAATGGGTGTCCTCGATGCCTGGGAGGCGGCCGCAGCATTCGAGGTGCTTCCCGAGCTGCCGTATCCCGAATCGTTCAACGACGAGGCGGTCAGTGGTGCTCTGGTCTTGTCTGACTTCACTTACGAGAGGGGCGCCTCGTGA
- a CDS encoding ABC transporter permease: MTEVITPPGRFNLPRWHELWEAREVAYRFGQRDVVLRYRQTAIGVAWVLLQPLASAGIFSIVFGSVAKLPSDGVPYFLFSFVSMLAWTLFSGLVSRASNSVVSNQTLVSKVFFPRMLVPLSTVFSVLLDFAVALALGIVLLLIYGVNPGWPILLVPIWTLLVLAFGMGVGLAASALMVKYRDVAYVLPWLLQIGLYATPVAYSLSAVPGRYHWLFLANPMSWLLECFRWSMLGTPVPPAWQIGGSVAAGLGALVFGVLVFQSRERVFADLI, encoded by the coding sequence GTGACGGAGGTCATCACGCCACCCGGCCGATTCAATCTGCCTCGCTGGCATGAACTGTGGGAGGCACGCGAGGTCGCCTACCGCTTCGGCCAACGGGATGTTGTGCTGCGATATCGGCAGACAGCGATCGGGGTCGCGTGGGTGCTCCTGCAGCCGTTGGCTTCCGCAGGCATCTTCTCGATCGTCTTCGGCAGCGTCGCCAAGCTTCCGAGTGACGGCGTTCCCTACTTCCTTTTCAGCTTCGTGAGCATGCTGGCTTGGACGTTGTTCAGTGGACTGGTGAGCCGGGCCTCCAATTCGGTCGTCAGCAACCAGACCCTGGTGTCAAAGGTCTTCTTCCCGCGGATGCTGGTGCCCCTGTCGACGGTGTTCTCGGTGCTCCTCGACTTCGCTGTGGCACTTGCCCTCGGGATCGTGTTGTTGCTGATCTATGGAGTGAACCCGGGCTGGCCGATCCTGCTCGTCCCGATCTGGACCCTCCTGGTGCTCGCCTTCGGGATGGGTGTCGGTCTGGCTGCCTCCGCCCTCATGGTCAAGTACCGCGACGTGGCGTACGTGCTGCCGTGGCTCCTACAAATCGGCCTGTACGCCACACCGGTCGCCTATTCCCTCTCGGCTGTCCCCGGCCGTTACCACTGGCTGTTCCTCGCGAATCCCATGTCGTGGCTTCTCGAGTGTTTCCGGTGGTCGATGCTCGGAACGCCCGTGCCGCCGGCTTGGCAGATCGGTGGCTCCGTGGCGGCGGGACTGGGAGCTCTCGTCTTCGGAGTGCTCGTCTTCCAAAGCCGAGAGCGTGTCTTCGCTGATCTGATCTGA
- a CDS encoding glycosyltransferase family 2 protein, whose translation MPGTNSAGDDQVPVSIVIPCYNNDPSHLAQAVGSALAQDHPCVDVVVVDDGSTRPATIEALNGLEGVTLIRQSNRGPAAARNSGIRAARGCVVIPLDADDWIDPQYAGEAAVKLATEEVTVAYPRLKAFEGSSYELGLRGQIPLLDFMRTSAIPVASAFRKSDWQRCGGYDESLLEGHEDHEFWIRLLVVSGGVAAPVPTSVFHYRERRGSRSKERPFEDDLARTRHRVVANSTPETMELLLRASWDYMDKQQAELTGLRQDWLYVRPRLGAVRRWLQRIVRPEALRGLRRTASRSRDDR comes from the coding sequence ATGCCAGGGACTAATTCGGCCGGCGACGACCAGGTTCCGGTCAGCATCGTCATACCGTGCTACAACAATGACCCCAGTCATCTTGCGCAGGCGGTGGGATCTGCCTTGGCGCAAGATCATCCTTGCGTCGACGTCGTGGTGGTGGATGACGGCTCAACCAGACCGGCGACTATTGAGGCCCTCAACGGGCTTGAGGGTGTGACACTGATCCGACAGTCCAATCGCGGTCCTGCCGCTGCTCGTAATAGTGGCATCCGTGCAGCACGGGGATGTGTCGTGATTCCGCTGGATGCTGATGATTGGATCGATCCCCAGTACGCGGGGGAGGCGGCGGTGAAGCTCGCCACGGAGGAGGTGACCGTCGCCTATCCGCGGCTGAAGGCGTTCGAGGGGAGCTCGTACGAGTTGGGACTGCGCGGGCAGATACCGTTATTGGATTTCATGCGCACCAGCGCAATTCCCGTTGCCTCGGCCTTTCGAAAGTCGGACTGGCAACGCTGTGGCGGGTACGACGAGTCCCTCCTCGAAGGCCACGAGGACCATGAATTCTGGATCCGCTTGCTGGTCGTGAGCGGCGGTGTGGCGGCTCCGGTGCCGACGTCGGTCTTCCACTATCGCGAACGTCGGGGGTCACGCTCGAAGGAGCGGCCCTTCGAGGACGATCTGGCGCGTACCCGGCATCGAGTAGTCGCGAACAGCACCCCGGAGACGATGGAGCTGCTCCTGCGGGCGAGCTGGGACTACATGGACAAACAGCAGGCGGAACTCACTGGACTCCGACAGGACTGGCTGTACGTGCGGCCACGCCTCGGAGCGGTCCGGCGCTGGCTGCAGCGCATTGTTCGTCCTGAGGCGCTGCGGGGCCTCAGACGAACCGCTTCGCGTAGCCGAGACGATAGGTGA
- a CDS encoding acyltransferase, giving the protein MATVKETLKQAAPAWALNANRWRNDVWSDLRLRLLADIGHVPSHRVRNLAYRRAGMKLPTTSSIHWRAEFYAPESITIGEYCTIGDSCFLDGRSGLVIGDSVNLGSHVTIFTREHDVQSSDFAETGAPVTIGDHAWVSSHAIILPGVTIGEGAVVAAGAVVPRDVPPFTIVGGNPARRIADRSTELTYRLGYAKRFV; this is encoded by the coding sequence ATGGCAACGGTGAAAGAAACGCTGAAGCAGGCTGCCCCGGCGTGGGCGCTCAACGCCAACAGATGGCGTAATGACGTCTGGTCAGACTTGAGACTGCGACTCCTGGCGGACATCGGACACGTGCCGTCGCATCGCGTCCGCAACTTGGCCTACCGACGGGCGGGCATGAAGTTGCCGACCACGTCCAGCATCCACTGGCGAGCCGAGTTCTACGCGCCGGAATCGATCACGATCGGCGAGTACTGCACCATTGGTGACTCCTGCTTCCTGGATGGACGGTCCGGGCTGGTGATCGGTGACTCCGTCAATCTTGGCAGTCACGTCACGATCTTCACCCGCGAGCACGATGTTCAATCAAGCGACTTCGCGGAGACCGGGGCTCCCGTGACCATCGGAGACCACGCCTGGGTATCCAGTCACGCCATCATCCTGCCCGGCGTCACGATCGGTGAAGGTGCCGTGGTGGCCGCTGGGGCTGTCGTTCCTCGTGACGTTCCACCATTCACCATCGTCGGGGGTAACCCGGCCCGCCGCATCGCCGACCGGAGCACCGAACTCACCTATCGTCTCGGCTACGCGAAGCGGTTCGTCTGA
- a CDS encoding glycosyltransferase family 2 protein produces MPDDVTPDREGADVVVVLSYFGRDDTVACVESLVTGSPEASVLVIDNGSFDGVLEAVSQRWPQVATLQTTTNLGFSGGMNRGIQWALDAGASTITVLNNDTIVPPGVIRSLAKVARTGAAVSPEVRYADGTEKVWFAGGVIDSPTSLARHLSETEISSAEPTGRPALRMTQILAGCCVTASADTWRRIGLFDERYFLNFEDSDWSVRAAALNIPLVVATTVVIYHRVSASFTGTYSYLGTFYYTRNGLLFGAVRRPWSLATRARFLRRHVLPVVATALRQRQYTLAQHQGIIIIWAVLAHVVRRYGRAPAALERLVTRWLARRD; encoded by the coding sequence GTGCCGGACGATGTGACGCCTGACCGTGAGGGCGCCGATGTGGTCGTCGTACTGTCGTACTTCGGCCGCGACGATACCGTGGCCTGCGTCGAGTCTCTCGTCACCGGTTCACCCGAGGCGTCGGTACTGGTCATCGACAACGGATCTTTCGACGGCGTGCTCGAGGCGGTGTCCCAGCGCTGGCCCCAAGTCGCCACTCTCCAGACCACCACCAACCTCGGTTTCTCCGGCGGAATGAATCGAGGGATCCAGTGGGCTCTCGACGCTGGAGCCTCGACGATCACAGTGCTGAACAACGACACGATCGTGCCACCCGGAGTCATCAGGTCCTTGGCGAAAGTGGCTCGTACCGGTGCCGCGGTGAGCCCGGAGGTCCGCTACGCGGACGGGACAGAGAAGGTGTGGTTCGCGGGTGGGGTGATCGACTCCCCGACCAGCCTCGCACGGCACCTGTCCGAGACGGAGATCAGCTCCGCAGAGCCGACCGGTAGGCCTGCATTGCGGATGACCCAGATTCTCGCCGGCTGCTGCGTCACCGCCAGCGCCGACACCTGGCGGCGCATCGGCCTCTTCGATGAGCGCTACTTCCTCAACTTCGAGGACTCCGACTGGAGCGTTCGCGCCGCTGCCCTGAATATCCCGTTGGTTGTCGCGACCACGGTGGTGATCTACCATCGCGTGTCCGCGTCGTTCACCGGCACGTACTCCTACCTCGGCACCTTCTACTACACCCGCAACGGTTTGCTGTTCGGAGCCGTGCGCCGTCCATGGTCCCTCGCCACTCGGGCCCGGTTCCTGCGGAGGCATGTGCTCCCCGTCGTGGCAACCGCCTTGCGCCAGCGTCAGTACACGTTGGCGCAGCACCAGGGCATCATCATCATCTGGGCGGTATTGGCACATGTCGTCAGGCGGTATGGTCGTGCGCCTGCGGCCCTGGAAAGGCTGGTGACACGTTGGCTTGCCCGACGCGACTGA
- a CDS encoding glycoside hydrolase family 99-like domain-containing protein, which produces METTARAVAFYLPQYFPIPENDEWWGPGFTEWTNVARARRLFPGHQQPILPGELGFYDLRVPETRQAQSDLAREYGIEAFAYWHYWFGHGRRILERPFREVLHSGEPNISFCLAWANQTWSGVWHGARDRILLEQLYPGREDDQAHFDTILPAFRDDRYLRVGDRPVFYVFRPEDLPDAAEFVDRWQGMARAAGLPGLYLVGEMSNAMGLPTYTSGPADGFDATVYMRLPAAQDAHSRFRMRAMRKILGGPEVYPYSDSAVVGTVTGPDIQPVVYPNWDNTPRSRRGGLVLTGATPDKFRRNVEDAVDLLAGRVHDERLLWIKSWNEWAEGNHLEPDLAHGRAWLEALRDGLSR; this is translated from the coding sequence ATGGAGACAACAGCCCGCGCTGTGGCTTTCTATCTGCCGCAGTATTTCCCGATCCCCGAGAACGATGAGTGGTGGGGGCCGGGATTCACCGAGTGGACCAATGTCGCCCGTGCACGCCGGCTCTTCCCTGGTCACCAACAGCCGATCCTTCCCGGAGAATTGGGATTCTACGATCTACGGGTCCCGGAGACTCGACAGGCACAAAGTGACCTGGCGAGGGAATACGGGATCGAGGCATTCGCCTACTGGCACTACTGGTTCGGTCATGGTCGGCGCATCTTGGAGCGGCCCTTCCGGGAGGTGCTGCACTCAGGAGAGCCGAACATCTCGTTCTGCCTCGCTTGGGCGAATCAGACGTGGAGCGGTGTCTGGCACGGTGCCCGGGACCGCATTCTGCTGGAGCAGCTGTACCCGGGGCGGGAGGACGACCAGGCCCACTTCGACACCATCCTCCCGGCGTTCCGGGACGATCGATACCTTCGCGTGGGGGATCGGCCGGTCTTCTACGTCTTCCGTCCGGAGGACCTGCCCGATGCTGCGGAGTTCGTCGACCGTTGGCAGGGCATGGCTCGCGCTGCTGGCCTGCCCGGGCTCTATCTCGTGGGCGAGATGAGCAATGCCATGGGGTTGCCCACCTACACCAGCGGACCGGCGGACGGTTTCGATGCGACCGTCTACATGAGGCTGCCGGCCGCTCAAGATGCTCATTCTCGTTTCCGAATGCGCGCCATGCGAAAGATTCTGGGCGGTCCTGAGGTATATCCCTACTCCGACTCCGCCGTCGTGGGCACGGTCACCGGTCCTGATATTCAGCCCGTCGTTTATCCGAATTGGGACAACACCCCACGCTCACGCCGAGGGGGACTTGTGCTCACCGGTGCCACCCCCGACAAGTTCCGCCGCAACGTCGAGGACGCAGTGGACCTACTTGCCGGCCGCGTCCACGACGAGCGCCTTCTCTGGATCAAGTCGTGGAACGAATGGGCCGAGGGGAACCACCTGGAGCCCGATCTTGCTCATGGCCGGGCCTGGCTGGAGGCGTTGCGCGACGGGTTGTCGCGATGA
- a CDS encoding glycosyltransferase family 4 protein, with protein sequence MISYYLPSGSKIGVGYQVHALASELVRQGHQVDVFSNCPPVDGATYGHHHIPLSGSMRTFRFALALRKVDFSSYDVLHAHGDDYWLWRRRVPRHVRTLHGSCFEEALHIRGAREKLRMVALGFSEVLASLVADVTVAVSPDTLRWTPWVRGVIPNGVDTARFHPRPGLQSEVPSILFVGTWGGRKRGAELARIFSEQVRPAVPSAELWMVTQDAPADVGPGIKVLGRLSDDELAEAYAKAWVFCLPSSYEGFGVPYAEAMASGLPVVATPNVGARYVTRGGRDAALTELEDLALPLVDLLQNPARREDLQGRGIVRAGAFSLDFVAAEYVRLYRPVT encoded by the coding sequence ATGATCTCCTACTACCTCCCCAGCGGTAGCAAGATCGGGGTGGGTTATCAAGTGCACGCCCTCGCCTCCGAACTCGTCCGGCAAGGACACCAGGTCGATGTGTTCAGCAATTGTCCGCCCGTGGACGGCGCGACGTACGGACACCATCACATCCCGCTGTCCGGCTCAATGAGGACCTTCCGGTTCGCTCTCGCGTTGCGGAAGGTCGACTTCAGCTCATACGACGTTCTCCACGCACATGGCGACGACTACTGGCTGTGGCGCCGCCGAGTCCCGCGCCATGTCCGCACGCTGCACGGCTCGTGCTTCGAGGAGGCCCTCCATATTAGGGGGGCCCGGGAGAAGCTGCGGATGGTCGCCCTCGGGTTCAGCGAGGTGCTGGCCAGTCTCGTCGCTGATGTGACCGTGGCCGTGTCTCCTGACACGCTGCGCTGGACTCCGTGGGTTCGCGGTGTGATCCCGAACGGAGTGGACACCGCGCGATTCCATCCCCGACCCGGGCTGCAATCCGAGGTACCGAGCATCCTGTTCGTGGGGACGTGGGGCGGTCGCAAGCGTGGGGCGGAACTCGCACGCATCTTCTCCGAACAGGTACGGCCCGCCGTCCCCAGCGCCGAGTTGTGGATGGTCACCCAAGATGCACCGGCCGATGTCGGCCCTGGCATCAAGGTGCTCGGTCGGCTGTCCGACGATGAGCTGGCGGAGGCCTATGCGAAGGCTTGGGTGTTCTGCCTGCCGTCCTCATACGAGGGGTTTGGCGTCCCGTACGCGGAGGCGATGGCTTCGGGCCTTCCCGTGGTGGCCACTCCCAATGTGGGGGCTCGGTACGTCACTCGTGGCGGCAGGGATGCTGCACTTACGGAGCTGGAGGATCTCGCCCTACCTCTGGTCGATCTCCTGCAAAATCCGGCCCGACGAGAGGATCTGCAGGGACGCGGGATCGTACGGGCAGGCGCGTTCTCTTTGGATTTCGTCGCTGCCGAATATGTGCGCCTGTATCGTCCCGTGACATAG
- a CDS encoding glycosyltransferase family 4 protein has translation MQLVPFMGSGSGVAGVAWNLDREFRALGVEVESFTYEDALQGRPAHRMPKGRLRHALAVTGRMMWFLTVGTRRAKRYLAERPGAVSICHNDLLVGDIYVNHGLVVAAMRARGHALWRMLRNPTHPFTFFRDLYRYHSRAHRVVVALSNSEVTTLKETFGGIRPRVVVIPNGVDFERFHLPSADERAQARAEFQLGQDDRVALFVGHEFERKGLDLAIEALVHAPTVLLLVVGGIRRTILDAGRQAETLGVADRVLFLGPRGDVPHLMAASDMFLMPSYYESSGLVYLEALACGLPVVSTRVGIVPEVVVDGVNGYLVERDPALIGDRLEVLAAADLTPWRERAHTSVESYSWRAIAQRYVDLAVAISEQPPAERV, from the coding sequence GTGCAATTGGTGCCTTTCATGGGGTCCGGGAGCGGCGTCGCCGGAGTCGCCTGGAATCTGGATCGGGAGTTCCGAGCGCTGGGCGTCGAGGTCGAGAGCTTCACCTATGAGGATGCCCTGCAGGGGCGCCCCGCACATCGGATGCCGAAAGGCCGCCTGCGGCATGCTCTCGCGGTGACTGGCCGGATGATGTGGTTCCTCACTGTCGGTACACGTCGTGCGAAGCGGTATCTTGCTGAGCGGCCGGGTGCGGTGTCGATCTGTCACAACGATTTGCTGGTAGGCGACATCTATGTGAATCACGGGCTGGTTGTTGCTGCCATGCGTGCTCGGGGGCACGCGCTGTGGCGTATGTTGCGGAATCCAACGCACCCGTTCACGTTCTTCCGTGATCTCTATCGCTACCACAGTCGTGCGCACCGAGTGGTGGTTGCCCTCTCGAACTCAGAGGTCACCACCCTCAAGGAGACGTTCGGAGGTATCCGACCAAGAGTGGTCGTCATTCCGAACGGTGTGGACTTCGAGCGTTTTCACCTTCCCAGTGCCGATGAGCGTGCACAAGCGCGTGCGGAATTCCAGCTCGGTCAGGACGACAGGGTGGCGTTGTTCGTCGGGCACGAATTCGAACGCAAGGGCCTTGACCTTGCGATCGAGGCGTTGGTGCATGCGCCGACAGTGCTGCTCCTCGTCGTGGGTGGCATTCGCCGCACGATCCTGGACGCTGGGCGGCAGGCGGAGACTCTCGGCGTGGCCGACCGCGTCCTGTTCCTCGGGCCGCGGGGTGACGTGCCACACTTGATGGCCGCCAGCGACATGTTCCTCATGCCGAGCTACTACGAATCCAGCGGCTTGGTCTACCTCGAGGCGCTGGCCTGCGGGCTTCCGGTCGTCTCGACGCGGGTGGGGATCGTGCCCGAAGTTGTTGTGGACGGTGTCAACGGTTATCTCGTCGAGCGCGACCCGGCCCTTATCGGGGATCGTCTGGAGGTCTTGGCCGCGGCAGACCTCACACCGTGGCGCGAGCGGGCCCACACGAGCGTCGAGAGCTACTCGTGGCGCGCGATCGCGCAGCGATACGTGGACTTGGCCGTGGCGATCAGCGAACAGCCACCTGCGGAGCGTGTCTGA
- the rfbB gene encoding dTDP-glucose 4,6-dehydratase, with protein MGHYLVTGGAGFIGSNFVRQLLETTDNRVTVLDALTYAGNRDSLAGLPADRLTFVQGDIADPDVVNDLVATADVVVHFAAESHNDNSLRDPSPFIRTNLVGTFTLLEACRHHDARFHHVSTDEVYGDLALDDPAKFTPETPYRPSSPYSASKAGSDHLVRAWVRSFGVAATLSNCSNNYGPYQHVEKFIPRQITNVLDGGRPKLYGAGLNVRDWIHVEDHNAAVLEIIAHGRIGETYLIGADGEKDNRTVIETILRLMGQPTNAYDHVADRSGHDLRYAIDASKLRVELGWQPLYSDFEAGLAATIGWYRNNEEWWRPQKAAIEAAYAARGQ; from the coding sequence ATGGGGCACTATCTGGTGACGGGCGGCGCAGGGTTCATCGGGTCCAACTTCGTGCGGCAGCTGTTGGAGACGACCGACAACAGAGTGACCGTGTTGGACGCGTTGACCTATGCCGGAAACCGCGACTCACTGGCGGGCCTGCCGGCGGATCGGCTGACCTTCGTACAGGGCGACATCGCCGACCCCGACGTGGTCAACGATCTGGTCGCGACGGCCGATGTGGTGGTGCATTTCGCCGCGGAGTCCCACAACGACAACTCACTGCGCGATCCGTCACCGTTCATCCGTACCAATCTGGTCGGCACGTTCACCCTGCTGGAGGCCTGTCGGCACCACGACGCGCGGTTCCACCACGTGTCGACGGACGAGGTGTACGGCGACCTGGCGCTTGACGACCCGGCGAAGTTCACCCCCGAGACGCCGTACCGGCCGTCGAGCCCCTATTCGGCGTCGAAGGCCGGGTCGGACCATCTCGTCCGCGCCTGGGTGCGGTCGTTCGGCGTCGCCGCGACACTCTCGAACTGCTCGAACAACTACGGTCCCTATCAGCACGTCGAGAAGTTCATCCCCCGTCAGATCACCAACGTCCTCGACGGAGGCCGGCCCAAGCTCTATGGGGCAGGGCTGAACGTTCGTGATTGGATTCATGTCGAGGACCACAACGCCGCCGTGCTGGAGATCATTGCGCACGGGCGGATCGGGGAGACCTACCTGATCGGGGCCGATGGGGAGAAGGACAACAGGACTGTCATCGAGACGATCCTGCGCCTGATGGGGCAACCCACCAATGCGTACGACCACGTGGCGGACCGGTCCGGGCATGACCTGCGGTACGCGATCGACGCATCCAAGCTGCGCGTCGAGCTCGGCTGGCAGCCGCTGTACTCGGACTTCGAGGCGGGGCTGGCCGCGACGATCGGCTGGTACCGCAACAATGAGGAATGGTGGCGCCCTCAGAAGGCGGCGATCGAGGCCGCGTACGCGGCTCGGGGCCAGTGA
- a CDS encoding sugar nucleotide-binding protein, with amino-acid sequence MSGVGIRETAIPGLLVVDLQVHADARGWFKENWQREKMTALGLPDFGPVQNNVSFNPQVGVTRGIHAEPWDKFVSIVTGRVFGAWVDLREGDSFGTVATVELGPETAVFVPRGVANSYQTLEPATAYSYLVNDHWSPQARASYTYVNLADPRLGIDWPIPLADAEVSEADRRHPMLADVVAMPRRRTLILGANGQLGRALSVVLPTADAWGRDRFDVTDPAAYQAVRWQDYDTIINAAAYTKVDAAETPEGRRDAWAANVTAVGHLVRVATEHRLTLVHVSSDYIFDGTAETHGEDEAPSPLGVYGQTKAAGDALVATVPGHYIVRTSWVIGDGPNFVRTMAGLAEKGVKPTVVDDQYGRLTFTDDLAAGIVHLLASRPAYGVYNLTGAGPIQSWADVAADVYELCGRSRTDVTPISTTDYTAGRQTALRPVHSALSLDRIVATGFTPKPVADSLSAYVGSLKS; translated from the coding sequence ATGAGTGGAGTCGGTATCCGCGAGACGGCGATCCCAGGACTGCTGGTGGTCGACCTGCAGGTCCATGCAGATGCGCGTGGTTGGTTCAAGGAGAACTGGCAGCGGGAGAAGATGACGGCGCTCGGGCTCCCGGACTTCGGGCCAGTGCAGAACAACGTGTCGTTCAACCCGCAGGTCGGCGTGACCCGGGGGATCCACGCCGAGCCGTGGGACAAGTTCGTCTCGATCGTGACCGGGCGGGTGTTCGGCGCTTGGGTCGACCTCCGCGAGGGTGATTCGTTCGGGACTGTGGCGACGGTCGAACTTGGGCCGGAGACTGCCGTGTTCGTGCCGCGGGGAGTGGCAAACTCCTACCAGACGCTCGAGCCGGCGACGGCCTACTCGTATCTTGTCAATGACCACTGGAGCCCGCAGGCCCGTGCGTCGTACACGTACGTCAACCTCGCCGACCCCCGGCTCGGCATCGACTGGCCCATTCCGCTTGCAGACGCCGAGGTCTCCGAGGCCGATCGGCGCCACCCGATGCTCGCAGACGTGGTCGCGATGCCGCGCCGGCGGACCCTGATCCTGGGGGCGAACGGCCAACTCGGCCGGGCTCTCTCGGTGGTCCTTCCGACTGCGGATGCGTGGGGGCGCGACCGGTTCGACGTCACTGATCCAGCCGCCTACCAGGCAGTCCGGTGGCAGGACTACGACACCATCATCAACGCTGCCGCCTACACGAAGGTGGACGCCGCGGAGACCCCGGAGGGCCGTCGCGACGCGTGGGCCGCCAACGTGACAGCTGTCGGACATTTGGTCCGCGTCGCGACGGAACATCGACTCACCCTGGTTCACGTGTCGTCCGACTACATCTTCGACGGCACCGCCGAGACCCATGGGGAGGATGAGGCGCCCAGTCCCTTGGGTGTCTATGGCCAGACGAAGGCAGCGGGCGATGCGCTGGTCGCGACTGTCCCGGGGCACTACATCGTGCGGACCAGTTGGGTGATCGGCGACGGCCCCAACTTCGTCCGCACCATGGCTGGTCTCGCGGAGAAGGGCGTGAAACCCACAGTGGTTGACGACCAGTACGGCCGGTTGACGTTCACCGATGACCTGGCCGCCGGTATCGTCCACCTCCTCGCCAGTCGACCCGCCTACGGGGTGTACAACCTCACGGGAGCGGGACCGATCCAGTCCTGGGCCGACGTCGCCGCCGACGTCTACGAACTCTGCGGGCGCTCCCGTACTGACGTCACGCCGATCTCCACGACCGACTACACCGCGGGCAGACAGACCGCCCTACGACCCGTGCACAGTGCCTTGTCCTTGGACCGAATCGTGGCAACGGGCTTCACTCCAAAGCCGGTTGCTGATTCATTGTCGGCCTACGTCGGATCGCTCAAGTCGTGA